The Punica granatum isolate Tunisia-2019 chromosome 4, ASM765513v2, whole genome shotgun sequence genome has a window encoding:
- the LOC116206162 gene encoding protein MALE DISCOVERER 2 isoform X2 has translation MGVRWNPLGFRLPVYLVLVILISQIQCYWTVNPEGLALLEFKAGIYSDPYDVLANWDPNHDDPCRWSGVWCNNGEVHILDLSGLSLKGIISPGLGKLSQLRSLLLGKNRFFDNIPKEIGNLTELEVLDLRDNNLSGTIPAELGGLLSLKCLLLEGSIPIKLDGLSLPSEWQFDEHLTPRSSTKAGGINRKFGHWLRQQKRAEASTSEASSCENIAVDSSESRVAQNLQSETNVNVLRRKLLEDSSNLEAPPASVGSTEVSSVLVTRSSGAFPAVPSGNKAHSPSPSPPLGPSPPHKNNNHADSVNQHHAQHQPQSNSWKYIAIITPSIAFLCLIALGICFMCQRKGAKTIAPWKTGISGQLQKAFVTGVPKLNRPELETACEDFSNIISTLDGSIVYKGTLSSGVEIAVTSTSVSSLKDWGPNVEKAYRKRIDMLSRVNHKNFVNLIGYCEEDEPFTRMMVFEYAPNGTLFEHLHIKEAEHLDWNARVRIIMGIAYCLQYMHHEINPPVAHSSINSTAIFLTDDYAAKVAEVNIWSGASSKSHGSEDDKSDKSDKSDKSDKGGLPPVTDPETNVYDFGVLLLEIISGKLPYSEEQGALVDLAAEHLNGKRSLTYLIDPSLKSFKNNELDLICEVIQDCIKPEPRHRPTMKEVTSKLREVIAISPDQATPRLSPLWWAELEILSVEAT, from the exons ATGGGGGTTAGATGGAACCCGTTAGGATTCCGTCTCCCAGTTTATCTCGTTCTGGTCATTCTTATCTCTCAAATCCAGTGCTATTGGACAGTTAATCCTGAAG GGTTAGCATTGTTGGAATTCAAGGCAGGTATTTATTCAGATCCATACGACGTTCTTGCAAATTGGGATCCCAATCACGACGATCCGTGCAGATGGTCAGGTGTATGGTGCAACAATGGCGAAGTTCATATCTT GGACTTGTCTGGACTTTCCCTCAAAGGAATAATATCCCCGGGGCTGGGGAAATTAAGTCAGCTGAGATCTCT GTTACTTGGTAAGAACCGCTTCTTTGACAATATCCCTAAAGAGATTGGTAACCTCACTGAACTCGAAGTGTTGGATTTGAGGGACAACAACTTAAGCGGAACAATCCCAGCAGAATTAGGCGGGTTACTTTCCTTGAAGTGCCT GTTGCTTGAAGGAAGCATCCCAATCAAGCTCGATGGGCTGAGCCTTCCCTCTGAGTGGCAGTTTGATGAGCATCTCACGCCAAGGTCTTCCACTAAAGCGGGAGGCATAAATAGAAAGTTCGGACACTG GTTGAGACAGCAGAAACGGGCAGAAGCATCGACCTCCGAAGCAAGTAGCTGCGAGAATATTGCCG TGGACTCATCGGAGTCACGAGTGGCTCAAAATCTTCAGAGCGAGACCAACGTCAATGTCTTGCGCCGAAAGTTACTTGAAGATTCCAGCAATCTCGAAGCGCCTCCGGCAAGTGTGGGATCCACGGAGGTCTCAAGCGTTCTCGTGACAAGGAGTAGTGGTGCCTTCCCGGCAGTTCCCAGTGGGAACAAGGCACATTCGCCTAGTCCATCACCTCCATTGGGTCCTTCTCCCCCACATAAAAATAACAACCACGCTGATTCAGTGAACCAGCACCATGCGCAGCACCAACCGCAAAGCAACTCATGGAAGTATATTGCAATCATTACGCCGAGCATTGCCTTCTTGTGCCTTATCGCATTGGGCATATGCTTCATGTGCCAGAGAAAGGGCGCCAAAACGATTGCTCCATGGAAGACTGGGATTAGTGGGCAGCTACAGAAAGCATTCGTTACAG GGGTTCCGAAACTGAACCGACCTGAGCTAGAGACTGCCTGCGAGGACTTCAGCAACATTATTAGCACACTGGACGGAAGCATTGTGTACAAGGGAACTTTGTCGAGTGGAGTCGAAATCGCAGTTACCTCCACTTCTGTATCTTCCCTCAAGGACTGGGGCCCGAATGTCGAGAAAGCTTACAGGAAAAGG ATCGACATGCTTTCACGAGTGAACCACAAGAATTTTGTCAATCTAATCGGATACTGCGAGGAGGATGAGCCATTCACAAGAATGATGGTGTTCGAGTATGCTCCGAATGGGACCCTCTTTGAGCATCTCCATA TCAAAGAAGCTGAACACTTGGACTGGAACGCGAGGGTTAGGATCATAATGGGAATAGCTTACTGCCTTCAGTACATGCACCACGAGATAAACCCACCCGTGGCCCACAGCAGCATTAACTCAACCGCGATATTCTTAACCGATGATTACGCAGCCAAG GTTGCAGAGGTGAATATCTGGTCAGGTGCTTCATCGAAGTCACATGGCAGCGAAGATGATAAATCAGATAAATCAGATAAGTCGGATAAATCAGATAAAGGGGGGTTGCCACCAGTCACTGATCCTGAGACGAATGTCTATGATTTCGGGGTGCTTTTGCTCGAAATCATCTCTGGCAAGCTCCCCTACTCAGAAGAACAGGGTGCTCTAGTCGATTTG GCGGCAGAACATTTGAATGGCAAGCGGAGCCTTACATACCTAATCGACCCAAGCCTCAAGTCCTTTAAGAACAACGAGCTCGACCTCATCTGTGAGGTTATTCAGGACTGCATCAAACCGGAACCGAGACACAGGCCAACCATGAAGGAAGTTACTTCAAAGCTGAGGGAGGTGATCGCGATCTCACCTGATCAGGCAACCCCAAGGCTCTCTCCCCTCTGGTGGGCAGAACTCGAGATCTTATCCGTGGAAGCAACCTAA
- the LOC116206162 gene encoding protein MALE DISCOVERER 2 isoform X1, whose translation MGVRWNPLGFRLPVYLVLVILISQIQCYWTVNPEGLALLEFKAGIYSDPYDVLANWDPNHDDPCRWSGVWCNNGEVHILDLSGLSLKGIISPGLGKLSQLRSLLLGKNRFFDNIPKEIGNLTELEVLDLRDNNLSGTIPAELGGLLSLKCLLLEGSIPIKLDGLSLPSEWQFDEHLTPRSSTKAGGINRKFGHCIWQSRLRQQKRAEASTSEASSCENIAVDSSESRVAQNLQSETNVNVLRRKLLEDSSNLEAPPASVGSTEVSSVLVTRSSGAFPAVPSGNKAHSPSPSPPLGPSPPHKNNNHADSVNQHHAQHQPQSNSWKYIAIITPSIAFLCLIALGICFMCQRKGAKTIAPWKTGISGQLQKAFVTGVPKLNRPELETACEDFSNIISTLDGSIVYKGTLSSGVEIAVTSTSVSSLKDWGPNVEKAYRKRIDMLSRVNHKNFVNLIGYCEEDEPFTRMMVFEYAPNGTLFEHLHIKEAEHLDWNARVRIIMGIAYCLQYMHHEINPPVAHSSINSTAIFLTDDYAAKVAEVNIWSGASSKSHGSEDDKSDKSDKSDKSDKGGLPPVTDPETNVYDFGVLLLEIISGKLPYSEEQGALVDLAAEHLNGKRSLTYLIDPSLKSFKNNELDLICEVIQDCIKPEPRHRPTMKEVTSKLREVIAISPDQATPRLSPLWWAELEILSVEAT comes from the exons ATGGGGGTTAGATGGAACCCGTTAGGATTCCGTCTCCCAGTTTATCTCGTTCTGGTCATTCTTATCTCTCAAATCCAGTGCTATTGGACAGTTAATCCTGAAG GGTTAGCATTGTTGGAATTCAAGGCAGGTATTTATTCAGATCCATACGACGTTCTTGCAAATTGGGATCCCAATCACGACGATCCGTGCAGATGGTCAGGTGTATGGTGCAACAATGGCGAAGTTCATATCTT GGACTTGTCTGGACTTTCCCTCAAAGGAATAATATCCCCGGGGCTGGGGAAATTAAGTCAGCTGAGATCTCT GTTACTTGGTAAGAACCGCTTCTTTGACAATATCCCTAAAGAGATTGGTAACCTCACTGAACTCGAAGTGTTGGATTTGAGGGACAACAACTTAAGCGGAACAATCCCAGCAGAATTAGGCGGGTTACTTTCCTTGAAGTGCCT GTTGCTTGAAGGAAGCATCCCAATCAAGCTCGATGGGCTGAGCCTTCCCTCTGAGTGGCAGTTTGATGAGCATCTCACGCCAAGGTCTTCCACTAAAGCGGGAGGCATAAATAGAAAGTTCGGACACTG CATTTGGCAGAGCAGGTTGAGACAGCAGAAACGGGCAGAAGCATCGACCTCCGAAGCAAGTAGCTGCGAGAATATTGCCG TGGACTCATCGGAGTCACGAGTGGCTCAAAATCTTCAGAGCGAGACCAACGTCAATGTCTTGCGCCGAAAGTTACTTGAAGATTCCAGCAATCTCGAAGCGCCTCCGGCAAGTGTGGGATCCACGGAGGTCTCAAGCGTTCTCGTGACAAGGAGTAGTGGTGCCTTCCCGGCAGTTCCCAGTGGGAACAAGGCACATTCGCCTAGTCCATCACCTCCATTGGGTCCTTCTCCCCCACATAAAAATAACAACCACGCTGATTCAGTGAACCAGCACCATGCGCAGCACCAACCGCAAAGCAACTCATGGAAGTATATTGCAATCATTACGCCGAGCATTGCCTTCTTGTGCCTTATCGCATTGGGCATATGCTTCATGTGCCAGAGAAAGGGCGCCAAAACGATTGCTCCATGGAAGACTGGGATTAGTGGGCAGCTACAGAAAGCATTCGTTACAG GGGTTCCGAAACTGAACCGACCTGAGCTAGAGACTGCCTGCGAGGACTTCAGCAACATTATTAGCACACTGGACGGAAGCATTGTGTACAAGGGAACTTTGTCGAGTGGAGTCGAAATCGCAGTTACCTCCACTTCTGTATCTTCCCTCAAGGACTGGGGCCCGAATGTCGAGAAAGCTTACAGGAAAAGG ATCGACATGCTTTCACGAGTGAACCACAAGAATTTTGTCAATCTAATCGGATACTGCGAGGAGGATGAGCCATTCACAAGAATGATGGTGTTCGAGTATGCTCCGAATGGGACCCTCTTTGAGCATCTCCATA TCAAAGAAGCTGAACACTTGGACTGGAACGCGAGGGTTAGGATCATAATGGGAATAGCTTACTGCCTTCAGTACATGCACCACGAGATAAACCCACCCGTGGCCCACAGCAGCATTAACTCAACCGCGATATTCTTAACCGATGATTACGCAGCCAAG GTTGCAGAGGTGAATATCTGGTCAGGTGCTTCATCGAAGTCACATGGCAGCGAAGATGATAAATCAGATAAATCAGATAAGTCGGATAAATCAGATAAAGGGGGGTTGCCACCAGTCACTGATCCTGAGACGAATGTCTATGATTTCGGGGTGCTTTTGCTCGAAATCATCTCTGGCAAGCTCCCCTACTCAGAAGAACAGGGTGCTCTAGTCGATTTG GCGGCAGAACATTTGAATGGCAAGCGGAGCCTTACATACCTAATCGACCCAAGCCTCAAGTCCTTTAAGAACAACGAGCTCGACCTCATCTGTGAGGTTATTCAGGACTGCATCAAACCGGAACCGAGACACAGGCCAACCATGAAGGAAGTTACTTCAAAGCTGAGGGAGGTGATCGCGATCTCACCTGATCAGGCAACCCCAAGGCTCTCTCCCCTCTGGTGGGCAGAACTCGAGATCTTATCCGTGGAAGCAACCTAA